ctcgttaaACCTAAATAACCGAGTACCCTTCTTAAATCTAATTGTATGAAGTTCGAATAAAAAACTATTCTTGGAATTTAGGATGTtgcaccctaacttactgggtgtggcATTGCGGTTTTGAGGATAGGGATTTCTAAAATCAAGGCAATACCTAGCACTTGGGAGTTTTGAAAGATTGAGCTCTAACTTATTGAGTTCTAATTTTTCATGAGTCCCGAATGACCAAATACCCTTCTCTTGAACCTtcatacatgaattttaaaaaaatcaaagactAACTTAGTTCCGAAGGTCTGAAGTGTTAGACCCTAACTTACTGAATATGACATATTTCTCCTTCGAAATGAGTGGGTCTTTACATTTTAtccaatttatgtttttttaagtaAGAAGATTGTACTCTAAAATCTTTTTaagtttcgacattaagacattaactaatcaaataaggtaccaatttttgggcgttgcgagggtgctaacccttcctcgtacataatcgactcccgagcccattttctcaaatttagcagaccaaaaatcattgttttaataagcagaaatgttttattaaaacgatcaattTTAGGGtggcccaatcacacctcaaaaaagattggtgacgactccattcatatttttaaaatcgatccccgtttttcaaattttaaaaatgatttggaCAATTAATATTAGACATCTATAGAGAAGTGGGACAGGTAGTGAAGCAGGATGAATAATAGAGTAAAGCATGCCAATTTTGGAGTAGTGATGAATTTAACAATATCGCTATTGTCCTTTTCCATTACCATACCGACATTAATCtctattttcattaaaatgaaTCCCGCATAATTGTTGAACCTAATCAAATGTGAATACGTAGACCACTAATCCAAATCACCAAATAACTACGTaaggttatttttttaataaaaatgtttaagAGGTTAAAGTGATATATAGAAAATTAAGGGTCTCATTGTATGGGTGTTTATTTTTAGTGTGGTGTGTTTGGTTTTTTTTGTCTCACATTATTATATTAATCTCATCGTCACAGTTGTATTTACACTAACCACACATAAATGCACCGCTCATCTAAAAGTACCCTTAGTTATGCCTCTGGAACCACTACCACTCTGTATATACTGAATCCGTTCACCTTGCCTCACATCACTCaccttaaaatttaaatataatttttcaaaataaattatttaaacataaaatagttTTATCTTTTTTTGCAATGATTTTATATaagacatttttacaaatttaattataatttcatatagtGGATAAAACAGAGTGAAATAAACAATTGTTATAATAGCTATTTTTAtctgatttgatttaaaaaaaattatctcaaatcaacccaaaataacTTAAAAGAACATTTCATTATGAAACCGatccattaaattatttaaattttattatttttaataaatattaaaattttaaatgtataataaaaaactaaaatatttgcAACAATAATACATGTGGAATTAAAAATATATCTTAATTAAAGttggtatttttaaaatcctttaaCCAAATTTTTTCTCAAGCATAACTAACTATAACTTGTCTTGATGAAAATATTGAAAGTTGAGAATTGAggcttcaaaaattttgaaatgtatgtTCTATTTAAATTTATTCTGGTCGAAATTACACTATATATGgatcatatttaaatttattttagtttaggtTTAAATATATTCTGGttattaatatgttttctttcttttgtaacatttgattttggttatgattatatgtttcttatttatatttgtaattgTGGTTGTATttgtatttatacatataaaaaaaatattatggcttaatgataaatttgatcactaatgtttgtatgttttatCAAAATGactctaattgtatttttgagtctTTTTTGGCCAttaacctttattatttttttcaatctatttttttctaacagatttaatgaataaatttaatgttttagtttttttttatttttataaaagattTCAATCTTTCATATGTTTGTTTACTGAGAAGTTTTTCTACTGAGTTAGTTTTTTCTActgattttaatttaatgtattatttattttgttatttttccacatgtaattatcttatcGGATTATCTTAgaaataaattacatctcattaaaaaaatTCTACATATGAAATTTCATATCATCCCCGTTAACTTTTTTAATGGTActttattaaatctattaaaaaaatagattgaaaaaaaaaggttgatggtataaaaaagactcaaaaatacaattagaatAATTTTGACAAAGCATGCAAATGTTAGTAACCACATTTATCATTAAGCCAAacattatttacaaaaaaattatatgtttttaaatttcaaaacttacataattataatttttaatttttaatgtcaCATGTATTacacatgattttttttaatttattaaattatatatttaaaatatattaacattttaaaataataataacaacttcCAATCATAGTTAAACTCtgaatgaaaataataatcaaatttaaacatatctCTTTACAAGTTTTTAACTATTCATGGAATGAAAATTCCTATATTCGATTTGCATACATAATATTGTTTTTTCTTGGctttgtatatatttaaaaatatatgttaggATTTTTTTTTCATGTCAGCACTTTAACAATTCCTAACACATCGAGTTTTGATAAAAAGAAGAAGGTTAGATAACAAGGGCTGGGTAGGACAAGAGAAGCTGAGACGCTCTGAGAAGCCAGAACGCACCCCAATCGATGAAGAAGTAGCCTGCAATCAGCTCTATCCCTTCTCGTAGacgaaggaaaaaaaaattcaaatcgataTGTGTCATAATGAAATTACtgtaaatcaaaattaaaattattatagtgaaaataataacatttatttatatcataattattttttagtaaatattgaaaatttatatgatcaTTCTTTataaagaaatctagagaaaCTCCTTACTCACGTCGGTCCAATGCTTATTAGCCTTTGCAATCTTTGGATCACCTAAGTGCCCCGCTTGTGTTACAAACCTGAGCTATCAAGTTCCGCAATTAAATCCTTCACTATCATTTTATTAAACAGCACAGTTGCGCAGGCATCattccttaaaataaaattttcatttaaactctttatagtttataaaaatttaaattaataataaaattacattttaacctcaaaagataataaaaaattaatttaaatttttaaaaattataaaaatataaattattaaaataataaaatttatatttttactatcataaaaatatataatttaattattactcTCAAAAAAATTTTCTACCGCCAATGAAACAGCATATCTTTAGTTTACGTTAACCATATGGGATACGAATATAgtcaaaaacaaaaaatcaaattaaaacataTTCTTTATATATTTGACACACAAAATCAAATCAGACCGAAATTGGGTCCCGAAAAAGTTACAAAACCTGATAGTGGATGGCAGGGTTCACGTGACACACAGCATGAACATTGGATCTTCTCAAGAAAGGAAAGACAATGAAACCAAAAAATGCTGTCTTACCTTATATGGCCATAAATCGACCTTTCCAACTGTCATATCTATAATTGCCACGTCAGGAATGTCGGATTTTTTTATAGATGAGGTGGCCAAAACCCATAACTTAAGCAAAAGCTTCAGCCGTAATGGGACTCCCACAGCCAACAGGGCATCCCAAAATGTCGGCTTTGGCGCTTTTTCTGGATCTCACGTCACCCTCTTTAAAACCCAAGtaccaaaaaaagaaagaaacctacGAGTGTAATTTACCGATTTTGTTCTTGTTATTTCTCTCATCCTTTTTTGTCTTTAGTATAAGACCCACAAGTAGTGtatatttttctcctttcttctttcGGTTCTTTCTGAAATTCCTTTCGTACTCTGCTAGATTATTTACTctctcaaaacttttttttttgctgaaCTCCCTGTTTGTCAATGGAGTCTCTGCAAGTAACTCGTCTAATGTCTTGCAAATTATCAGCCAACATATCGCATAAAGCTTGCAGTTTTAGACCGAGTAGGCAACTGGGTTTTAGTTCTTTGTCGAGAAGGAGCTTCCAGAACGGAAAGTTGACGGTTGCGAGATCGGATATAACTGAAAATGGAGGTGGGTTTGGCGGTTTAGACGATAGCTCTAACTCCAATTCCATtgaagaagaagatgacgatgaagaagaagaagaaaagaatggtCTTATGCTAGGTTTAGACAGGGATGACTGTGGTTCTGTTATTGCCTTGCAATTGATTCCTCCTTCTGGTATTTTTTTTTTCTCGTTCTGAATTACTCTATTTTTTCCTTGCCATTCGATTAATAACGAAAACCAAATATGAGTCTATAAGTTTTTAAAGTGTTGTtaattgtttataatataatGACACCCTTAGATGATTATGCAAAATCAATGCTTCTGTTTTGGTCAAGATGATTTTGATTGGTAAAACACTTTAGTTTATTGACTTTTCACTTTTTCCTCTTTTGGAAAGAGAAATTGGGTTATTTTATGTTGATAATTTGATATTCTCccgtctttttttttcttctgttttcGAAAATATGGGCTCCATTCGttcattaataataaaaaactaatcaAGATAATCCGATTTTTAGAACAAATTCGTTAGTCGTGgtggaaaatttaaaaatcaatcaCATGCCATAACTCTAACTGGCGATGGAACATTTAAATGCTGCCGATCCGCTAAACTGATTGCCCTTTCATCAGGCAAAGCAATACTTATGCCTTTGCCTGCATGGTTTGGTCAACTGGCCCGCCATCTATGAAACAGAAGTTGACCACTTTGTCAATACAATATTCTTCATTAATTTATGTCTCAAAACAGAGTTTAGTGAGACATTTGATTTTATTCTATGGTTATTAAACTATAACTATTCTCTGTTGATTTTTCACTGTCTTTTCTCTTATTTCATCAATTATCTATATCACTGTACAATGGACTCGAGATTTATGCAGTGAAAGTTACCCAGTAAACGTAGGCTACTATCTCAACCTCGCCTTGTGAACTATGTTGCTGGAACTTGATTACGCTAGGATATGTgtttgatattaatatatttgatcatggaaaagtttttttttaatttatttaaagagtatttagaaaattatatttctatattcaaatatatataaaaagtatatactTCACTCATTGTAAAAGTAGGGATTGTCATCTGAAATCTTATgattatttggaaaatcatttttTCAATTGTCATTGCTGGTTCTTtacatttcatttctttttctagaTAATAACAGACTTAAAATCTTCACCGGTATCTTTGTTCTTAATGATTAATGGGTTAACTCCAGCATATTAACTTGAATCATAGGTGAAGTCGCCATTGACTCTCATCAAGATGAGGCTGCCGATACTAAAGGCGAAGATGAGggaattgaagaagaaaaaggaggagAAGAAGAAATCCGAAGCAGAGTAACCTATAACATCGTGTTTGTTACTGCTGAAGCTGCACCGTATTCAAAGACTGGTGGATTAGGAGATGTTTGCGGTTCTTTGCCGGGCGTGCTGGCTGGCCGTGGACATCGAGTCATGGTTGTCTCTCCTAGATACCTCAACGGAACATCCGCCGACAAAAATTTCACTGGTGCTTATGATGTTGATCGCCGCATTAAGGTACCTTGCTTCGGAGGGGAGCAAGAGGTCGCATTCTTCCATGAGTATAAGAAGGGTGTTGATTGGGTAAGAATTTCCTCATAGAGCATCCTCATTTGCCATCTCTATATAAGTTTATTAGATCCATGCATGTATTTCTCAAGTTAGTGGAGTGGgagataattttaataatgttttaagtGGTTTGCCTCCATTCAAGGTATTTGTGGACCATCCTTCATACCATAGACCTGGAAATCTATATGGTGATAGTCATGGTGCTTTTGGTGATAATCAGGTAAACTTGTATTTGTCCTGCTTGTCATTCGATGTTACTTTTTCGATACATTAAAATGACCTTTTTTTTGTCTCGTTTTTTGGCTTTACAGTTTCGGTTTACTTTACTTTGCCATGCAGCATGTGAAGCTCCCTTAGTGCTTCCATTGGGAGGGTATACCTATGGCGAGAAGTGTCTCTTCCTTGTCAATGATTGGCATGCCGGTCTAGTCCCTGTGTAAGTTGTTGCCTGCTTGCTTATTATTGCAATTGTTTTCTGTTTTGATCTCATTAACCAAATATTTTTCCTATTATAGTTTTTTGAGATGTATCATCTTTGCAAATTTTGTGGACTGttgattttatatgttaaattttcAGGCTTTTGGCTTCCAAATACCGTCCTTTCGGAATTTATAAGGATGCTCGGAGCATCCTTGTAATTCATAACCTTGCACATCAGGTAAATgcttttttctttgttcttgattcTCTCATTTTCCGGCACATTGAGACTAGTAAACCCAACtcttatgaatcaaatttctgcAACAATGATTTTAAGCATATTGTTTTCCATGTGCTAGGGAGTGGAACCTGCAGCAAGCTATAAGAACTTGGGACTGCCGTCGGAGTGGTATGGGGCATTGGAATGGGTGTTTCCTACATGGGCAAGGACACATGCTCTCGACACAGGGGAAGCCGTCAATATTTTAAAGGGTGCAATCGTGACAGCAGATCGAATACTTACCGTTAGCAAGGTGATTTGTTTTGCACATGTtctattttttatgttatatttacaTCTTAAATGTGACACTTAAATATTACGTTGCTTCGGCTCTTTGTTTATCTTAAAGTACCTGTGCTCAACACATGTATATGACATATTCAGGCATGGATATTTGAAAAATGTGAACATCAGTAATCTTAAAAGATTGATTTAGTCTACTATATTTGTTAATTGTAGGGGTATGCATGGGAAATAACAACGGTTGAAGGCGGATATGGTTTAAACGAGCTATTAAGCAGTCGAAGGATTGTTCTTAATGGTAAGTGTCCTCTACTTTATAAATAAACTGTGTCCGTTATGTTATACTGGTACAAATCCAAAAGCTTTTAGGCCATGCACATACAATTATTGTGAAGGTTAAGTTTTGTGCCCAAGTTTCCCCATGACACCCCATTTCTGATGGGTACGACGTTTAGTAAGACCTTTATCTAGGTCTTAGCTTTGTCTGTAAGCCCCACTAAGGTAAAAAACAGAccattttagagaaaatgcatgcatCAATCATGGGTCATGCTTATTGCCTCAGATGAGATTAGATGTTTTATAACTGGATATTTTTTAAGCATTCAATGATGATCAGGAATTGTGAACGGCATTGATGTTACGGAATGGGATCCGTCTTCAGATGAGCACGTCAGTTTCCATTATTCCGCTGATGATCTCTCCGGCAAGGTTATTTCTCTCTTGCTTCTACTGTTAGATAGTCATTCATAACCGAAAAAGTTGATGTTCTAATTCTTGTCCAAACCTGAATCGATTGTAAACTTCAGGCTCGATGCAAGACTGCTCTTCAACAGGAACTAGGCCTTCCAATTAGGCCTGAATGCCCCTTGGTAAGATTTTACTTCTTGTTGGGGTAAACTTGGTAGTGAAGAAACTATTCTCCTTTCATTCATTGCTCGCTAAGTTGGGCTTTACAGATTGGATTTATAGGGAGACTGGACTATCAGAAAGGCATTGACCTAATCCGTTGGGCGATTCCCGAGCTTATGGAAGACAATGTACAATTCGTAAGTGAGTTTTCCATTTACTTAATAACCTCGGTACTTTTGACTTAGAATTACTCTTAATCCGCTTATGGATGGTAAAGCTAGATTTATCTTTGTTGAGGACCATGACTTATATAGTCATTATTGGTTGATCCGAACTTCCTTCAGGTAATGCTTGGCTCTGGGGACCCCCTCTATGAAGACTGGATGAGAGCAGCAGAGAAAACTTACAGAGATAAATTTCGCGGTTGGGTCGGATTTAATGTTCCCATTTCTCATCGGATTACTGCGGGGTAAtcaaaccatttttttttattgttaacaCGTTACTAGAGAATTGAGATAACCATTAACACagcatttttcaatttttctggAATGGGCAGCTGTGACATACTGTTGATGCCTTCAAGATTCGAACCTTGCGGATTAAATCAATTGTATGCAATGAGATATGGTACTGTACCAGTAGTTCATACCACAGGAGGACTTAGAGTGAGTTAAAAACAATAACGTGTTCTAAGCCGTTCCATTTTTATCACATTGCGTTTCATGCatcaaaattttttctttttcaggaCACTGTAGAGAATTTCAATCCGTATGCTGGAGATGGTAGCGGGGAAGGCACAGGGTATGCAATACACTTAGACTGATATTCTCAACAACTTGACTGTATGTATAGAAGGCTGTAAATTAACAGAAGACTGTGTTCCAGATTTTGTGCATGCTTGTCATAGACGAAATCACAAAGGGATGAAACTGTTAAATTGTATATAGTATTGAAATGGTTGTGGCATGTGGTTGCAGGTGGACTTTTTCTCCCCTTACAAAAGAGAGTATGCTGGAGGTATGTTAATTCCATGCATAtaagattaaatttcaatttctcgtctcCTTTTTTACTCCCTTCGAGCTTGCCCTTGGAAATCGAAATAAGATTGATCTTACTGCGCAGGCATTAAGAACAGCTATAATGACATACCGAGACCACAAGTCAACATGGGAAGCATTGATGAGAAGAGGTATGCAAAGAGACTTCACCTGGGAAACTGCTGCCATTCATTACGAGCAGGTTTTCGAATGGGCTTGTATCGATCCGCCATATATTACTTGATCGGGAAACAGAAGACTTAATCATAGAAATGGGGAAAAACCCCTTTAAAAGTTCCAAGACATTAGAAATACTCAAGCTCTTGCTGCTAATAATTGTGGTGAATGAATCAGTGGGAAGATATTTACATGGTTCAGTGCATTGGTTATTCTTTCTTCTGTTTAGATTATAGTTTAGCTTGCAAAtgtacttttttcttttctttttaattctacAGAACTAATATCTTAATGTTAGAAAAATCATTTtacttaataagtattattatcCAAATAAGAGAAAAATTCAACTCTCttgcttcattttcttttctcttcgtCTAATCAAATAAACATAACTGTTTGTAGAAATTCATATATCGTAAGTTGATtagtaatatttatattaatccaTTCTCTTCCAATCCTAAACGGAAATCATGCAAACCCAGCAATCACGGCACTGATTACACACTATCAAGGGCTTTGTATCGCATGTTCAAAGGAAATTAACTAACACCGCTATGAGCCACGATTTCAAACCCGCAAAAAGTCCCCTTCCACGTTCAaacgaaattaaaaaatatatatattttcattcaataatTACGCTATCAAGGGCTTTGCATTGAATTGCATTTTCATAgtataatacatgaaaattaaactctcttttctatttttctatttttttccctaaatttaaatCTCTAATTGCAatatttgaatttcattttattaCATGTGTATATCATGTTTgacttttgtttaatttttttccgAATTGATCTAGTTTTATTCGATTATTCATTTGTTATGCTTTATAATGGAATCACAATATAgcttaaattgaataaaacatttaatttctAAACTGAGAACTTATTGAGTTGGGACAAGAAGGAATCATTACTAAAAATATAGAATAGGTTAAAATCTCAAGCATGGAATCCATTTAGAGGACTTTGATTGAAGAAGACAGCACAATACTAGCCTCGCTTGCCTTCCAAGAGCATACAATGTGTAGCACAGCTTTGCCCTCTTCAGTCCACCAAAAATGGTGGTGGGGTTCGCGATGGCAGCCTTGCAACTAACACTTCACTTTAAAATGGGATATGGTTGGTTCCCGAAAAAGGGGATAGAGATAGTTGATATGTTCAATCAGGCTGAGCTCCGGAAAATTAGACCATCATTTCCCCCGCAACAGGTGGGGAGAAATAGAGAAATGGGACCAGTGACGAATATCGATAAGATTCTCTTTGGAAAACTGAGGTAAGAAAGGTGGCGGAAAAAAATTTGATTCGCTTTTTAATGTTGATTTCATTGCAGTTTAGAAGTGATTTGAATATATCGGATTGGTTGTCCATTCGTAAGTttataaaatctaattaaattaaatcattttaactCTGTTATGAGCTAATATGAAATTACTTGGTAactaaaagaataaataagaaggaaagaagaagaaaagattttAGAGAAGAAATTAGAACATACATAAAGCTTCCAAAGCATCATTGTATATACATAAACCAATTATTATACAAGATACTTAAAACAATAAATTTCCTGATCTAATGTCAAAAACAGGGACATACACATACCAAAAAAAGGGTCAGTAAGTCATCTGTATCAGACAGGGATCTATTTGTAAATAAATGGACAAGTTTCCTAATGATCTGCTCAAAATTCTccaaaatgaaatacaaaagGTAACACATGAAAAGAGGATTAAGTTTTTAAGTAAATACTGCACTGAATGGCAAATAATGCGAAACTGGGGTTACAGATTCAGATCATCATGATAACATCGGTTGTGTGAGTTGGTGTTGGAATATAAGTATTAATACTATTGTGAGACGGTTATTTATGGACAAAATCAAGAGACTCAACGGACCGAAGCAgacagtaatagtaacagtaacagcAACAGATTTTAAGGTTATAAATGGGGAGTGGATCCTTGCTTAAAAGTTCCAGCTGCACAACAAGTGGAAAGACAATAACAAGGTTGTCTAAATGAAGGCTAGGttttttcatttttggttttGGTTAGTTTCAGGTTACCCCTCTGCTTTAAATTTTAATCTGGTAATCTCGACTGGTTCACAGATTAAGGCACATTCTGTCCGATCCACTGCACACATTTAACAGCTAAAGCTGCTGCGATGCCTCCTATGTCTCGAGAAACATCCAGTTCCGATGAGGTTCTTATGCAGCAAAGCTTG
This window of the Gossypium hirsutum isolate 1008001.06 chromosome A09, Gossypium_hirsutum_v2.1, whole genome shotgun sequence genome carries:
- the LOC107930206 gene encoding starch synthase 1, chloroplastic/amyloplastic encodes the protein MESLQVTRLMSCKLSANISHKACSFRPSRQLGFSSLSRRSFQNGKLTVARSDITENGGGFGGLDDSSNSNSIEEEDDDEEEEEKNGLMLGLDRDDCGSVIALQLIPPSGEVAIDSHQDEAADTKGEDEGIEEEKGGEEEIRSRVTYNIVFVTAEAAPYSKTGGLGDVCGSLPGVLAGRGHRVMVVSPRYLNGTSADKNFTGAYDVDRRIKVPCFGGEQEVAFFHEYKKGVDWVFVDHPSYHRPGNLYGDSHGAFGDNQFRFTLLCHAACEAPLVLPLGGYTYGEKCLFLVNDWHAGLVPVLLASKYRPFGIYKDARSILVIHNLAHQGVEPAASYKNLGLPSEWYGALEWVFPTWARTHALDTGEAVNILKGAIVTADRILTVSKGYAWEITTVEGGYGLNELLSSRRIVLNGIVNGIDVTEWDPSSDEHVSFHYSADDLSGKARCKTALQQELGLPIRPECPLIGFIGRLDYQKGIDLIRWAIPELMEDNVQFVMLGSGDPLYEDWMRAAEKTYRDKFRGWVGFNVPISHRITAGCDILLMPSRFEPCGLNQLYAMRYGTVPVVHTTGGLRDTVENFNPYAGDGSGEGTGWTFSPLTKESMLEALRTAIMTYRDHKSTWEALMRRGMQRDFTWETAAIHYEQVFEWACIDPPYIT